The segment GCTTGGATCCTCAAGCCGGGCCTAATTTATCTCCCATACCCAACATGGAATGAGTCATGAGTCACGAGTCATGACCTTACATATTAACCAacttaaattattcaaaatatattttaattaaaaatattacacaTGAAAGTGATTAAAGATTAACATGTTTAATTACATCATTACCTCATTTCCTCTCGAATGAAAAAAGGGATTTCAACCAAAGATGACGCCACCATTTTTATCACATAactatatatgataaataacaattgaatataataagtgatattaattcattaaatacaaaaaattattgacATTAAATCATTATTTATCAATATAGAATTGGTGATAAAAGTGATTaatattgacattaattttaattattaaataaaataatagaatttaaagtattatcatttttaatacgagttaattagcttttaaaaaaaggacataaatatttcttatttcttatttattttttaaaacgtgGAGTAGAAGACGGGATTTGGGCATAGGACCGAGGATGAGGCTTAACGTGAGTGAAACACCATCTAAAGGAGACACAGCTTAACCGACAAATGGCATAATCAGGTTGGGATGCTTGACTACGTGTCAGCTTCTTTCCATGCAGAGGTCCCACCCACTGCGTTCAACTTTTGGCCCTTTCCCTTGATATATACgcacaaaaacccaaaaatataatataaaaaataaaaatactaggATGGTCTGCTTAAATCTTCATCGGCGTCTCTAAGCTGTAAGAAAAGCCATGGATATAATACACAGCTTCCTGAACCTAGTGGCGCCACCCTTTACCTTTGTCGCTCTCTTCCTCTTGTTACCACCATTTCACTTCTTTAAGTTCTTCCTCTCCACCTTCTGGTCTATACTAAGTGAAAACGTCACCGGAAAGGTTGTCATCGTCACCGGCGCTTCCTCCGGCATCGGGGAGGTAATCAATCTACCACTCAAAAACCTTCCCTGAATCGTATTTTCTTTTCTGCCcctgagagtttttttttttttctttctttctttctttccttaatttgtgtgtgtgtatagCATGTGGCGTATGAATACGCAAAGAGAGGAGCTTGCTTAGTTCTTGCTTCAACAAGGGAAAACAGGCTCCAAGAAGTGGGTGGTAGAGCGCGTGCGCTGGGCGCCCCTGATGTCCGTGTGGTTCCTGCCGATGTTTCAAAGCTGGAGGACTGTAAGCGGATTGTTGATGAAGCTGCTAATCACTTTGGGCGAGGTAAGATCCAGTCTTCGGACGCTTTGAGGTTAATTCTGGAAAATCGCTTTTAATTCCTAGATTTTCACTTGCTATTTCCTTTGGGTATGAGGTGCAGTGGATCATCTAGTTAATAACGCTGGGATCCAGTCAGCCAGCACCCTTGAAGAAGCCACAGATATCACTAATTTCAGACCAGTTATGGTAATCCATAatcaactctctctctctctctctttttttacttaattctaaatataatcttatatttttttatttaattctaaatagaatcttaatacttaatagtgttaaatattaggttgtttatttttatagtattttatttttattaaatattaaaaaataaaaaaaatagtattttattttttctatttagaaaaagttacatattttagttttttttatttagtaaaaagtttataataagtcatgaaaaaatagaaaattaaacaacctaaattttaaaactaaattactttcagtaaaaacctaaaaaacaaacaccaccgtAATCGACTTAATTTAATCCTCCAAATTACTTCTTATTGCTGTGCTTTTGTCCTCAGGATGTGAACTTCTGGGGTTCAGTTTACACCACCCGTTTTGCAATTCCACACCTCAGAAACAGCCACGGCAAGATCATTGGCATGGCTTCTTCTGCTGCATGGCTGCCAATGCCACGAATGAGCATCTACAATGTAAGCAATCTCTCTCCAACCaaattttggttattttctcaattgtcgGCAAGGACGAAAATATTTTCATCGAAATATTAGTATTAGACGAGTGCCggatcaaaaataaaaaatttatacaatttcaTATTCATGATAAGTCAcgagaaaaaaattcaaatagacCATGCAGACTCCATCACGTGGTATCGATATCAGCATATTTCTATGATACTTacattaattttctaaaatatgcAATTTATGTTTCattaatgttttattatttattcacaCAAATTTTAAGTTAGTTTTTgtgatttgatttttgtaaaaaaaataaataaataagaatttcCATCAagaataaaactaatatttcCACCATGGATGGTTAGAGATGAGTTCTTATAATACTAGGATGGATGCTGACTGCAGGCCAGCAAAGCAGGATTAATAAGCTTCTACGACACATTGAGGATTGAACTCGGGTCCGACATCGGAGGAATAACAGTTGTGACTCCTGGGTTTATAGAATCTGAAATGACTCAAGGAGAATTCCTAAAGAATGAAGACCAAATAGAAGTGGATCAAGACATGAGAGATGTAATCACTCTTCCGCCTAACCTTACTGCATTTGCATCTGCTTGCCCATGCATCAAACCTATTTGATACTAACTGAAAGATGATTTCTTTAATAGGCTCAAGTGAGCATAATCCCAGTTGGCAGGGCAGAAGCATGTGCCAAGGCAATTGTGAAGAGCGCTTGCAGGGGAGAGAGATACCTGACGGAGCCATCGTGGTTCAGGGTCACCTACTTGTGGAAGGTGTTGTGCCCTGAGGTGATCGAGTGGTGTTTCCGGTTGTTCTATCTTGCTAGGCCAGGGGAATCGGAAACACTCAGCAAGAAGATCCTGGACATCTCTGGGGCTCGTGGGTTTCTGTATCCAACCACAATCCAAACAACTGATGTCAAAGCAGATTAAGATGAAGCCCCAGGAATGAATGTGTCGTGTGTGATGCGTTACGTTTCATGTAGTTTGTAGAAAGTCTTGTGGTTATGTGTTTATAGTCGCCTGATAGTAAGAGATGGTGGTTGGTCTATATCAAATATTGTACATAATGGTAAGATGACGTCGAATAGAacttggaaataaataaattaattatttaggtAATTGAAAGGCTAAAGCTCTATCTTGAAAGTAACATAATGAGAATTTCAATTCGATTGCGACAATCCATAGAGAAATGTGTAAATTCACTAACAGTTTTCAGTCGATTCAGTGGAATAAGGGTTCGAATAGAAATGGAAGATTTTATGACATTCATGAAGATACACAGCTATCATAAATTCAGTTAATTTGGTAACTTAGTGGTACTTCAAATCAATCCTTAAGTCTACTCCAAATGGTCTTTCTGGAACCCGGACAAAAGCCCTTAGGCAGTTCCAAAAGATGCAAGTGGGGGAGCCAATTTGAACCACGTGTAACGAGCCTTGCATGCAAGGCTGCTACAGTGCCACCTTCCTTTCCTCATTGTAACTCGACCTTTCTCTCCCCCACTTTACTAGGGCTACCAGCTAAGCCATGAATTTCATTCACAAGGTCCTCAACATTGCGCTTCCTTCTATGGGCCTCATAACACTTCACTTCTTCCTACCTTCATTCCTGTCCTTCAATTCCCTTTTCTCTATCCTAAGATCCCTACTCAGCGAAGATGTGGCCGGAAAAGTGGTACTCGTCACTGGAGCATCTTCAGGCATTGGAGAGGTTCCCATCAAAACACTAGCATTCCCTAAATCACTAGGTTAATTTCAGTCTACCGTGATGTGATTTTGTGATTTTGTGATTTTGAAGCACTTGGCTTAGTAGTATGCGAGAAGAGGTGCTTGTTTAGTCCTTGTTGCCAGAAAGGAGAAGAGCATCCAAGAAGTTGCAGACAGGGCTCGTAGCTTGGGCTCCCCTGAGGTTTTAGTGATCCGTGCAGATGTTTCCAAGGTTGAAGTTTGCAACAGTTTTGTTGATGAAGCAGTGGAACACTTGGACGATGTGAGTGAAGTTTTTGTCTCTATTTATTCCCatcagtttttttctttttcttttttaggtaaagaaaagtcatatatagaCCAAAGAGAATACACCAAAAACAGTGCCCTCAAAGTATATAGGAAGTATACAGTAAAATCCTAAAAGCTCAACCCAAAGGGTAGGGAAAGAAGCGAAAAATATCATTTGTCCTTACTTAAAGtctaaccaatcaatgaaggAGCTAACAAGAGAAATAGGGTTCATATCTACAAACACCCTAGACGAAGACcacagattacatacaaaataatttttcaatctttagATCAATAACTCCTTATTGTCAAAAGCTAAAATGTTCCTTTTCTTTTGCAttgtccaaaatatacataaagggGTTGCTTACCAAACCTTTTTATGAGCTTTACTCACAAACGACCCATGCCACTCAAGAAGAGTTTCCTTCACTGAAGAGGAAAGAATTCAAGACACACCAaagagggagaaaagaaaattccaaaaaaccCGAATCTTTGCATAGTGAAGAAGAAGGTGATCAACCGTCTCTACTTCAGAGAGTCAAAGGAAACACCCATTTGCCAAAGTGCCCCCTCCTTTAAAGTTGGTCCAGAGTTAAGACTTTCCCCCAAgatgcctcccaagcaaagaaagccaCCTTAGGTGGCGTGCTCAATCTCCAAATACTACCACAAGGGAACAAAGGAGAATCTCTGGGCTCCAAAATAGAATAGAGAGATTTGACCGAAAATGTCCCACACCTCGAAGTTGTCCAAATCACTTTATCATCCACATCCCTATGAACCCTAATTGTTTAAATCTTTTGCAGAAAATGCCCCACTAAATCtaactcccagtcattaaaggcCCTAAAGAAAAGAGAGGTCCATCCACCCCCTTCACCTTCAAGGTTCCAGACATCCACCACCCAAGCTTCTTAGATGAAGAAAGGGTAAATAAGGAAGGGAATGACTCACATAGtggctcatctccacaccacttgtccatCCAGAATCTCACTCTCTACCCATTGCCTACTTGGAAGGCCAACCTGCTACTCAAAATATTTCACTCCTTCCTAATAGCTTTCTACAACCCCACACCAAACCTCTCACTCACCTTGCAGGAACGCCACCCCCCATCATCTTCACCATACTTTTGATTGATAACTTGCTTCCAAAGGGCCTCTCATTCATTGGCATACCGCTAACTCCACTTGCATAAGAGGGATATATTCATCAAAGAGAGATTTCTCACACCCGAACCACCTTTCCTTTTCTCCAAACAAACCGTTTATCACCTTACTGGCTGTGGTTTCTGAACAACAGCCccaccaccccaaagaaaaTTCCTAtgaatcttctccaatctcAACCTTACTTGTCTTGGCATGCAAATGAGAGACATGAaatagattggcatgctagaTAGAGTGAGCCTCCAT is part of the Vitis riparia cultivar Riparia Gloire de Montpellier isolate 1030 chromosome 17, EGFV_Vit.rip_1.0, whole genome shotgun sequence genome and harbors:
- the LOC117904274 gene encoding 11-beta-hydroxysteroid dehydrogenase 1A-like, with product MDIIHSFLNLVAPPFTFVALFLLLPPFHFFKFFLSTFWSILSENVTGKVVIVTGASSGIGEHVAYEYAKRGACLVLASTRENRLQEVGGRARALGAPDVRVVPADVSKLEDCKRIVDEAANHFGRVDHLVNNAGIQSASTLEEATDITNFRPVMDVNFWGSVYTTRFAIPHLRNSHGKIIGMASSAAWLPMPRMSIYNASKAGLISFYDTLRIELGSDIGGITVVTPGFIESEMTQGEFLKNEDQIEVDQDMRDAQVSIIPVGRAEACAKAIVKSACRGERYLTEPSWFRVTYLWKVLCPEVIEWCFRLFYLARPGESETLSKKILDISGARGFLYPTTIQTTDVKAD